The Eubacterium ventriosum genome includes the window ATGGGCTAAGTTTATCTTTCTTAAACTTTTTTCTTAAGGTTCGTCTATACCTGACTGTTAATATATAAAATATTAAAATCAAACCAAGTAGAACTGTATAAACCTTCAATGTCATCCCCCTCTCTTAATCACTGTGTTTACCGTGTCAAACGATCTTATCCTATACTTGCACAATTTCTGCAATCTTATATGCTTACCTTTACTATTTTTTCGCTCCATAAGTATGCAAGCAGATAAACTATTAGACATACCGTCATAACTATATTTCCCATTATGGATTTGTACATTATATCCAGAAAACCGGGGGAAGCCATACTTATATATCCGATTAAAAGCAACGGAATCACAGTCATAATACGCTGCTCCAGTTTCTTGTCGTTTATGGCAACATTAATTTCTTCCTTTACTGATTCCTTAAGAACAATATTTTCTATAACTCTTTTTATTACATTGTTCATGTTACCGCCTGATTTTTGTGCTATGGAAAAAGTATTATAAAACATATGAGCACTTTCTAAATCAGTTCTCTCCGCAAAATCTTTAAAAACTATCTCTATTGGTGTATTAAGTTTAAGTCTTGAAGTCATTAATCTTAACTCTGAACATATTAATCCATCATATCCATAAATATTAACCATCTCACGATAGCTTTCTTTTAATCCGTTCTCAACGGAATATCCTGTAACAATTCCATCCTTTAAGGCTACAAGCATTTCTTTATACTGATGTTCAAATTCTGCCTTTGCCCTGTCTTTGTATTTCGTTGAATATTGCCTGTATATTGGTATTACTAATGGCAGAATTATAATTCCCGCCTTAAAACTTCCATAAAACATTCTTCCCATTAAAATCACCAACAGACCTATTATTATCAGACTTACAGTCTTCTTTTTTCCTGACATACAATAATTCATATTCCCCCTTAACGGACAATTATCTTAAGCCAACCCTTTTCTTTCCAACTTTTGCTTATTAATTAGTGGATTTTCAGTTCTTTCCAATTGTCCCACAACTTTATTTTTGTCAGATTCAGGTTCTTCCTTAAAAACATACAACCTGTTTAGTTCTATCTGACCATTTCTTATCCCAACCACTTCATTAATTTCCAATACTTTTCTTGTTTTGTCTCTCATTCTTCCTAAATGAATAACTATATCTATTGCTGTTGCAATCTGTGCTCTTATGGCCGCCAATGGCATATCAATTCCCATAAGAACCATTGTTTCCAATCTTGTCATCATATCTGATGGAGAATTTCCATGTCCTGTTGACATAGAACCATCATGTCCTGTATTCATTGCCTGAAGCATGTCCAAAGTCTCCCCACCTCTTACCTCGCCAACGATTATTCTATCCGGACGGACTCGTAATGATGCTTTAATTAAATCCCTTATGGAAATAACATTCTCCCCCTGACTGTTTGCCTGTCTTGTTTCCATTCGGACAATATTATCAACAGAATCAAGTTTTAGTTCTGCTGAATCTTCAATTGTGACTATTCTTTCGTCTTTAGGAATAAAATTAGATAACACATTTAGAAATGTTGTTTTACCGGATCCTGTCCCCCCACTTACAAAAATATTATAGCCTGCCATAACTGCCATTTTTAAAAAATCAGCAGCCTCTTTTGAAATTGTCCCCCAACTAATCATATCGTCGATTGTAATTCCTCTTTTTGAAAATTTACGTATTGTAACTATAGGTCCTTCAAGAGCAATTGGTGGCAATATTACATTAACTCTGGAACCGTCTTCAAGTCGTGTATCCACAATGGGATTTGACTCATTTACCCTACGGTTAGTCTTTGCCACAATCTGTTGGATAATATCATTTAACCTGTTTTCAGATTCAAACCTTTCATCTATTTTGTTTATACGTCCCTTTTTTTCAACAAAAATATTGTTAGGTCCATTTATCATTATTTCTGTAATATCAGGTTCTTCCAGCAACTCCTCTATTATGCCTAACCCTCTAATTGAGGAATATATTTTTTTATGTATTATTTGTCTTTTCTTAATTGACATATATCTGTAATCCTGATTTTTTTCAATTACACTGTCTATGATTTCGTGCAATTCACTGTCATCAGGTTCTCTTGACATATCAACTCTTTCAATTACCAAACCTCTTAACTGTTCTATTTCTGACTTGTTCATTATAATCCCCCCAATACCTGTCTTATGTAATCTCCGGGTTCTCCCCACAAATAACATTCTTTATATTCATCCAGGCTGCTCCATTGCCTTATTTGTGGCACTTGCAGCATTTCCGTTCTGTCTAATATTTCCTCATAACCTGTTCTTAAAAGATACTCTTCCCATTCCTTCTTCTTGCACTGATTCATCCAGTCATTAGAAACCGGCACAAATATTCTATTGCAACTTTCAAGCAAAATCATTGGATTGTTAAGTACCTGACCGAACTCAATAATAATCTTGTCATATTCTGTTAATTCTGCAATGTTCTGTATAAATTGAAGCCACTGCCCTGTATCAATATTTCTTAAATCACAGGAATATACCAACGGCGGTATGTAATCAAATCCCTCCGCCGAATAGGTTACTGCCTTAAGTTTAACGGCCATTGATTCCGGGGATTGCTTGTAGAAATACATTAAATCTGACAGATTCGCTCCAAAATCCGTATCAAACATTCTATCCATTCCTGAATATTCCTGCATATTTATGTAAAGAACTGTATAATCTGCTCCTAAAGTCTGTGCCATAGCCCACGCAACTGCAGTCTTTCCCACATTGCCTACAGGCGAATATATACCGATTATTTCCGACTTGTTCTTTGTAACAGGTACAAAAATACTGTCCTTTGTTATATCAATGTAGTAATCTATAACCTGGTGGATAACATTTTCCATTGACTGATATTTATAGATGGTTCTGTATTCAGAAAAAGAAGACGAAACCTCCTCACCTGCCAATATTACAATCTTCTCCCTGTTAACCTTCTCAATCTCATGGCACATTACATCTGAAGCTACCAATAATAATTGTGGCTCCCGACTTTCCAAATATTGTAATAATGACTCCTGTTTCGTAAATACCTGAATCTCAAAAGGCATTCCTTTCTTCTCTTCTATATACTCCAAAAAAGATTCCGTATAATTCTCGTCATTATCAAAAACAGCTAAACTACCCTTCTTCAATAGTTTTTCCCCCCTTACTTATTACATCTTTAACATGTGCAACGCTCTCGCCTCTGTTTCTTCCTATTGGGTAAACCAGTTCTTTGCACATATGTCAAATTTTCTTTGTTTTTGTTGTTCTGTGTTTTGTTTTTGAATATACGCATATTATATATACTGATTTTGTCAAAGTCTATACGCTTTTTACACAAAAAGTTTTTATTCATTTCTTAATATAATTTAGACAAAAAACATATTTTGA containing:
- a CDS encoding type II secretion system F family protein, with translation MNYCMSGKKKTVSLIIIGLLVILMGRMFYGSFKAGIIILPLVIPIYRQYSTKYKDRAKAEFEHQYKEMLVALKDGIVTGYSVENGLKESYREMVNIYGYDGLICSELRLMTSRLKLNTPIEIVFKDFAERTDLESAHMFYNTFSIAQKSGGNMNNVIKRVIENIVLKESVKEEINVAINDKKLEQRIMTVIPLLLIGYISMASPGFLDIMYKSIMGNIVMTVCLIVYLLAYLWSEKIVKVSI
- a CDS encoding CpaF family protein, which translates into the protein MNKSEIEQLRGLVIERVDMSREPDDSELHEIIDSVIEKNQDYRYMSIKKRQIIHKKIYSSIRGLGIIEELLEEPDITEIMINGPNNIFVEKKGRINKIDERFESENRLNDIIQQIVAKTNRRVNESNPIVDTRLEDGSRVNVILPPIALEGPIVTIRKFSKRGITIDDMISWGTISKEAADFLKMAVMAGYNIFVSGGTGSGKTTFLNVLSNFIPKDERIVTIEDSAELKLDSVDNIVRMETRQANSQGENVISIRDLIKASLRVRPDRIIVGEVRGGETLDMLQAMNTGHDGSMSTGHGNSPSDMMTRLETMVLMGIDMPLAAIRAQIATAIDIVIHLGRMRDKTRKVLEINEVVGIRNGQIELNRLYVFKEEPESDKNKVVGQLERTENPLINKQKLERKGLA